The following are encoded together in the Nocardioides sp. Arc9.136 genome:
- a CDS encoding MMPL family transporter, giving the protein MFRALGNLASRRPWFVIAAWVVVAVGVVAFAPALQTTQEESEFLPDHYESVKATELQSTEFPGATTPAAILVFERADGAALTEDDQAEVGRIAEELGPRLGKETFVPQVVTITPDGQPQLAEDGLAQLGVIGLAEGATGFDPQAFEDGEALREDLADLTDGTDLEVQSTGSVLQGLDSQDSSERSLAIVGIATIVLIVGLLAIIFRSVIICLMPVVIVTLVSMIATGLIGWANEAFDLKADSSIETILVVVLYGIGTDYILFFLFRYRERLRQGADTRAAVVHALERAGEAIASAGGAVIVAFLALLLSSLGIFQAIGPALAIAVAVTLVAALTLVPAVVTVLGRALFWPSKKWRREPEAARFAQAGRSLGRRPGVFAAASGLLMAVLALFALQFSPSFDFSASLPEDVESTQALETFQDHFSAGASEPVPVIVRADEGGTLEESALESYAAALGEAEGVDQVYPPQLSEDGSTAQISLVLAEDPASDAAMKDVEGPIRDVAHSEAPEGTEAYVGGTPSVFADLQDAMARDYSVVFPVAALVIMVILALLLRSLVAPWYLMAAVGLGFAATLGATVIVFQHIGGDEGLIFMLPIYIYLFVTALGTDYNILMIARLREEAREGRSPRDAAAEAVKHAGPTIAAAGVILAGTFASLMLSGNSLMMSMGFALSFGILVAAFVMSMFFTPALTALIGHAAWWPGHGDEKRPGHGSDAEDSTASVPGTSEPGTSEPGAEVSAGR; this is encoded by the coding sequence GTGTTCAGAGCCCTCGGCAACCTCGCCTCCCGTCGTCCCTGGTTCGTCATCGCCGCGTGGGTGGTCGTCGCGGTGGGCGTGGTCGCCTTCGCGCCCGCCCTGCAGACCACGCAGGAGGAGTCGGAGTTCCTGCCCGACCACTACGAGTCGGTCAAGGCGACCGAGCTGCAGTCCACGGAGTTCCCCGGCGCCACCACGCCGGCGGCGATCCTCGTCTTCGAGCGCGCCGACGGAGCCGCCCTGACCGAGGACGACCAGGCCGAGGTCGGCCGGATCGCCGAGGAGCTCGGGCCTCGGCTGGGGAAGGAGACGTTCGTCCCCCAGGTCGTGACGATCACCCCGGACGGACAGCCGCAGCTCGCCGAGGACGGGCTGGCCCAGCTCGGCGTGATCGGCCTCGCCGAGGGCGCCACCGGGTTCGACCCGCAGGCGTTCGAGGACGGCGAGGCCCTGCGCGAGGACCTCGCCGACCTCACCGACGGCACCGACCTCGAGGTGCAGTCGACCGGCTCGGTCCTCCAGGGCCTGGACTCCCAGGACTCCAGCGAGCGCTCGCTGGCCATCGTCGGCATCGCCACCATCGTGCTGATCGTCGGCCTGCTCGCGATCATCTTCCGCAGCGTGATCATCTGCCTGATGCCGGTCGTGATCGTCACGCTCGTCTCGATGATCGCCACCGGCCTCATCGGCTGGGCCAACGAGGCCTTCGACCTCAAGGCCGACTCCTCCATCGAGACGATCCTCGTGGTCGTGCTCTACGGCATCGGCACCGACTACATCCTGTTCTTCCTCTTCCGCTACCGCGAGCGGCTGCGCCAGGGCGCCGACACCAGGGCGGCGGTCGTGCACGCCCTCGAGCGCGCGGGCGAGGCCATCGCCTCGGCCGGCGGCGCGGTGATCGTCGCGTTCCTCGCGCTGCTGCTCAGCTCGCTCGGCATCTTCCAGGCGATCGGCCCCGCCCTCGCGATCGCCGTCGCCGTCACCCTCGTCGCCGCCCTCACCCTGGTGCCGGCGGTCGTGACGGTGCTCGGCCGGGCCCTGTTCTGGCCCTCCAAGAAGTGGCGCCGCGAGCCCGAGGCGGCCCGCTTCGCCCAGGCCGGCCGCTCGCTGGGCCGTCGCCCGGGTGTCTTCGCCGCGGCCTCGGGGCTGCTGATGGCGGTGCTCGCGCTCTTCGCTCTGCAGTTCAGCCCGTCCTTCGACTTCAGCGCGAGCCTGCCCGAGGACGTGGAGTCCACCCAGGCGCTCGAGACCTTCCAGGACCACTTCTCCGCCGGCGCCTCCGAGCCGGTCCCGGTGATCGTGCGGGCCGACGAGGGCGGCACGCTGGAGGAGTCGGCGCTGGAGTCGTACGCCGCGGCGCTCGGCGAGGCCGAGGGCGTGGACCAGGTCTACCCGCCGCAGCTCTCCGAGGACGGCAGCACCGCGCAGATCAGCCTGGTGCTGGCCGAGGACCCCGCCTCCGACGCCGCCATGAAGGACGTCGAGGGCCCGATCCGCGACGTCGCGCACAGCGAGGCGCCCGAGGGCACCGAGGCGTACGTCGGCGGCACCCCGTCGGTCTTCGCGGACCTCCAGGACGCGATGGCGCGCGACTACTCGGTGGTCTTCCCGGTCGCCGCGCTCGTGATCATGGTGATCCTGGCGCTGCTGCTGCGCAGCCTGGTGGCCCCGTGGTACCTGATGGCCGCGGTGGGACTCGGCTTCGCCGCGACGCTGGGCGCGACGGTGATCGTCTTCCAGCACATCGGCGGGGACGAGGGCCTGATCTTCATGCTGCCGATCTACATCTACCTCTTCGTCACCGCGCTCGGCACGGACTACAACATCTTGATGATCGCCCGGCTCCGGGAGGAGGCGCGGGAGGGCCGCAGCCCGCGCGACGCCGCCGCCGAGGCCGTGAAGCACGCGGGGCCGACGATCGCGGCGGCCGGTGTCATCCTCGCCGGCACGTTCGCCTCGCTGATGCTGAGCGGCAACAGCCTGATGATGTCGATGGGCTTCGCGCTGTCGTTCGGCATCCTGGTCGCGGCGTTCGTGATGTCGATGTTCTTCACCCCGGCCCTCACCGCGCTGATCGGGCACGCCGCCTGGTGGCCCGGCCACGGCGACGAGAAGCGGCCCGGTCACGGCTCGGACGCCGAGGACTCCACCGCCTCCGTGCCCGGCACCTCCGAGCCCGGCACCTCCGAGCCCGGCGCGGAGGTCTCCGCCGGGAGGTAG
- a CDS encoding phytase, with translation MNGRRAQVLVALSGLALLGAGAAVVPPAVAADPVTVVPALRETAPVAHAGDALDDPAVWVHPDDPARSLVIGNDKLGGLETYDMEGRLVERLSGGTTFWGNVDVRQGVEVGGAVRDVVAVYHDGLQLYDVDASTRQLRRTTEGAGVDGDGEGLCLYTSPATGETYVVLITIGGRLRQYRLDDADADGLLDGTLVRDLQVGSEAEGCVADDDTGALYVSEEERALWRYGAEPSAGASREVVDTVTDTGGHLALDIEGVTLVDRPDGSGQVIASAQHAADPGASYFVVYDRVTNDHVSSFRVGDGSAADDCDRTDGITASTADLGPAFPDGVFVCQDDHNVAPGEEGNQSFKYVPLETVVPTGSPPGPDPGTIAPVGTAADDGNARTWSVTVPGDVEPGDGLLLFLSRGTGTETLSGPGPGWTRLGSVTDGTLRTTAWQRVATAEDAGSDVAVGFPTQLVKGSLTLAAYRGTRTTGPFAGAVAAGEPARTAVHVTPLATVASPGTWRVSYWSDRSSSTTAWTPPAGEQVRSASAGTGGGRTTTLLTDPGGPVPTGSTGGLAATADAASAKATTWTVLLTPGPAG, from the coding sequence GTGAACGGTCGTCGCGCACAGGTCCTGGTCGCCCTCAGCGGGCTCGCCCTCCTCGGCGCCGGCGCGGCGGTGGTGCCGCCCGCGGTGGCGGCCGACCCGGTCACGGTGGTGCCCGCCCTGCGGGAGACGGCGCCGGTCGCCCACGCCGGTGACGCGCTGGACGACCCCGCCGTGTGGGTGCACCCCGACGACCCGGCGAGGTCGCTGGTCATCGGCAACGACAAGCTCGGCGGCCTGGAGACCTACGACATGGAGGGCCGGCTGGTCGAGCGCCTGTCGGGCGGGACGACGTTCTGGGGCAACGTCGACGTGCGCCAGGGCGTCGAGGTCGGCGGGGCCGTGCGCGACGTGGTCGCGGTCTACCACGACGGCCTGCAGCTCTACGACGTCGACGCGAGCACAAGGCAGCTGCGGCGGACGACCGAGGGGGCGGGGGTCGACGGCGACGGCGAGGGCCTGTGCCTCTACACCAGCCCGGCCACCGGGGAGACCTACGTCGTCCTCATCACGATCGGCGGCCGGCTGCGGCAGTACCGGCTCGACGACGCCGACGCCGACGGCCTGCTCGACGGGACCCTGGTCCGCGACCTGCAGGTCGGCTCCGAGGCGGAGGGGTGCGTGGCCGACGACGACACCGGCGCCCTCTACGTCAGCGAGGAGGAGCGGGCGCTGTGGCGCTACGGGGCCGAGCCGTCCGCGGGCGCCTCGCGCGAGGTCGTCGACACCGTCACCGACACCGGCGGCCACCTCGCCCTGGACATCGAGGGCGTGACGCTGGTCGACCGGCCCGACGGGTCGGGGCAGGTGATCGCCTCGGCCCAGCACGCCGCCGACCCCGGCGCCAGCTACTTCGTCGTCTACGACCGGGTGACCAACGACCACGTCTCGTCGTTCCGGGTCGGGGACGGTTCGGCGGCCGACGACTGCGACCGCACCGACGGCATCACGGCGAGCACCGCCGACCTGGGTCCGGCGTTCCCGGACGGCGTCTTCGTCTGCCAGGACGACCACAACGTGGCGCCCGGCGAGGAGGGGAACCAGAGCTTCAAGTACGTCCCCCTGGAGACCGTCGTCCCGACCGGCTCCCCGCCGGGCCCGGACCCGGGCACGATCGCGCCGGTCGGCACCGCGGCCGACGACGGCAACGCCAGGACCTGGTCGGTCACCGTGCCGGGTGATGTCGAGCCGGGTGACGGACTGCTGCTCTTCCTCTCCCGGGGCACCGGCACCGAGACCCTGAGCGGCCCCGGGCCCGGGTGGACGCGGCTGGGCTCCGTCACCGACGGCACCCTGCGGACGACGGCCTGGCAGCGGGTCGCGACGGCCGAGGACGCCGGCTCCGACGTGGCGGTCGGCTTCCCGACCCAGCTGGTGAAGGGGTCGCTCACCCTGGCGGCGTACCGCGGCACCCGGACGACCGGGCCGTTCGCGGGGGCTGTCGCCGCCGGCGAGCCGGCGCGCACCGCCGTGCACGTGACACCCCTCGCCACGGTGGCCTCGCCGGGGACCTGGCGCGTGTCGTACTGGTCGGACCGGTCCTCGTCCACGACCGCCTGGACCCCACCGGCCGGCGAGCAGGTGCGCTCGGCCTCCGCGGGCACCGGCGGCGGACGCACCACCACCCTGCTGACCGACCCGGGCGGTCCGGTCCCCACCGGGAGCACCGGCGGTCTCGCCGCCACCGCCGACGCCGCGTCGGCCAAGGCCACGACCTGGACCGTCCTGCTCACCCCGGGCCCGGCCGGCTGA
- the tsaD gene encoding tRNA (adenosine(37)-N6)-threonylcarbamoyltransferase complex transferase subunit TsaD gives MTDAPLVLGIETSCDETGVGIVRGHDLLADAVASSVDEHARFGGVVPEVASRAHLEAMVPTIERACETAGIRPSDVDAVAVTSGPGLAGALLVGVAAAKALAIGLDKPLYGVNHLAAHVAVDQLEHGALPEPCIAMLVSGGHSSLLRVTDVTGAEGGVDPMGATIDDAAGEAFDKVARLLGLPFPGGPHIDRAAREGSSVYVDFPRGLTSRRDLERHRFDFSFSGLKTAVARWVEARERSGEPVPVADVAASFQEAVCDVLVRKALDAAASEGIEDLLIGGGVAANSRLRHLAEERAAKLGIRVRVPRPGLCTDNGAMVAALGAEMVARGRTPSALDLPADSSLPVTEVLV, from the coding sequence GTGACGGACGCGCCCCTCGTGCTCGGTATCGAGACCTCCTGCGACGAGACCGGTGTCGGCATCGTCCGCGGCCACGACCTGCTGGCCGATGCGGTCGCCAGCAGCGTCGACGAGCACGCCCGCTTCGGCGGCGTCGTGCCGGAGGTCGCCAGCCGGGCCCACCTCGAGGCGATGGTGCCGACGATCGAGCGGGCCTGCGAGACCGCCGGCATCCGGCCCTCCGACGTCGACGCGGTCGCGGTGACCAGCGGCCCCGGCCTCGCCGGCGCGCTGCTCGTCGGCGTCGCCGCCGCCAAGGCGCTCGCGATCGGGCTCGACAAGCCGTTGTACGGCGTGAACCACCTCGCCGCGCACGTCGCCGTCGACCAGCTCGAGCACGGCGCCCTGCCCGAGCCCTGCATCGCGATGCTGGTGAGCGGCGGCCACTCCAGCCTGCTGCGGGTGACCGACGTGACCGGTGCCGAGGGCGGGGTGGACCCGATGGGGGCGACCATCGACGACGCGGCCGGCGAGGCCTTCGACAAGGTCGCGCGGCTGCTCGGCCTGCCGTTCCCCGGGGGGCCGCACATCGACCGGGCGGCCCGGGAGGGCTCCTCGGTCTACGTCGACTTCCCGCGCGGCCTCACCTCCCGCCGCGACCTCGAGCGGCACCGGTTCGACTTCTCCTTCTCCGGCCTCAAGACCGCCGTGGCGCGGTGGGTCGAGGCCCGTGAGCGGTCCGGCGAGCCGGTGCCCGTGGCCGACGTCGCCGCGTCCTTCCAGGAGGCGGTCTGCGACGTGCTGGTGCGCAAGGCGCTCGACGCCGCCGCCTCCGAGGGCATCGAGGACCTCCTCATCGGCGGCGGGGTGGCGGCCAACTCCCGGCTGCGCCACCTGGCCGAGGAGCGGGCCGCGAAGCTCGGCATCCGGGTCCGCGTGCCGCGGCCGGGCCTGTGCACCGACAACGGCGCGATGGTCGCCGCCCTCGGCGCCGAGATGGTCGCCCGCGGCCGGACGCCCTCCGCGCTGGACCTGCCCGCCGACTCCTCGCTGCCGGTCACCGAGGTCCTCGTCTGA
- the rimI gene encoding ribosomal protein S18-alanine N-acetyltransferase, whose amino-acid sequence MTVRTATPEDLDAVVALEDTCLGDDAWSPGLVAEGLAGNVPTVVYLVAEAGTTVVGHAVASIVADIAELQRIAVDPDHRRGGHASALLDEVVRRSKEGGAERLLLEVREDNAGALAFYAARGFVEVDRRRRYYRDGATAVVLRRGLRKGC is encoded by the coding sequence GTGACCGTCCGGACCGCCACCCCCGAGGACCTCGACGCGGTCGTCGCCCTGGAGGACACCTGCCTCGGCGACGACGCCTGGTCGCCCGGGCTGGTGGCCGAGGGCCTGGCCGGGAACGTGCCGACCGTGGTCTACCTGGTCGCCGAGGCCGGGACGACCGTGGTGGGCCACGCCGTGGCCAGCATCGTCGCCGACATCGCCGAGCTCCAGCGGATCGCCGTCGACCCCGACCACCGCCGGGGCGGGCACGCGAGCGCGCTGCTCGACGAGGTGGTGCGCCGCTCGAAGGAGGGCGGCGCCGAGCGGCTCCTGCTCGAGGTGCGCGAGGACAACGCCGGGGCGCTGGCGTTCTACGCGGCGCGCGGGTTCGTCGAGGTCGACCGCCGACGGCGGTACTACCGCGACGGGGCGACCGCCGTCGTGCTGCGCCGCGGGCTGCGCAAGGGCTGCTGA
- the tsaB gene encoding tRNA (adenosine(37)-N6)-threonylcarbamoyltransferase complex dimerization subunit type 1 TsaB produces the protein MTLLLALDTATPYVTVALHDGDDVVAELVSERAMKHGEQLAPLVADALAQVGAVRQDLTAVAAGVGPGPFTGLRVGLVTARTLGFVLDVPVYGVCSLDVLAAEAVAAGIGADFCVATDARRKEVYLATYDADGTRLDGPVVERPAAVASERPVVGEGAVLYPESFPDARGPVRPSAGWLARVVTEERAELLDPEPLYLRRPDAELPGKPKPVS, from the coding sequence ATGACCCTGCTGCTCGCCCTGGACACCGCCACCCCCTACGTCACCGTCGCGCTGCACGACGGCGACGACGTCGTCGCCGAGCTCGTCTCCGAGCGCGCCATGAAGCACGGTGAGCAGCTCGCCCCGCTCGTCGCCGACGCCCTGGCGCAGGTCGGCGCCGTCCGCCAGGACCTCACCGCGGTCGCCGCCGGTGTCGGGCCGGGCCCCTTCACCGGCCTCCGCGTCGGGCTGGTCACCGCGCGCACGCTCGGGTTCGTGCTGGACGTTCCGGTGTACGGCGTGTGCTCGCTCGACGTGCTCGCCGCGGAGGCCGTCGCGGCGGGGATCGGTGCCGACTTCTGCGTGGCGACCGACGCCCGGCGCAAGGAGGTCTACCTGGCGACGTACGACGCCGACGGCACGCGCCTGGACGGGCCGGTCGTCGAGCGCCCGGCCGCGGTGGCGAGCGAGCGGCCGGTCGTGGGCGAGGGCGCGGTGCTCTACCCCGAGTCGTTCCCCGACGCCCGTGGCCCGGTCCGCCCGAGCGCCGGCTGGCTCGCGCGGGTGGTGACCGAGGAGCGCGCCGAGCTGCTCGACCCCGAGCCCCTCTACCTCCGCCGGCCCGACGCCGAGCTGCCGGGCAAGCCGAAGCCGGTCTCGTGA
- the tsaE gene encoding tRNA (adenosine(37)-N6)-threonylcarbamoyltransferase complex ATPase subunit type 1 TsaE, translated as MSDVQVVRVGPEAAAQVLQVVREAFAARPPLDPPADALGETEETIATMLAPHGGLLALLDGEPVGALVLDPVGNTVYLRRFGVVPTAQGHGIAGRLIEAVVDHAEGYDDVTVVAREELPRTIRFWDRQGFREIARRSPLVEMRRPLRTAVFQAPTPDAMHALGRSLAGQLAPGDLIVLSGELGAGKTTLTKGIGAGLGVRGEITSPTFVIARVHPSLVGGPDLVHVDAYRLGGMEELDDLDLDTDLDHAVTVVEWGEGLAEGLTDSRLEVRIVRALADEVADDPDDELDPRRVEITPVGPRWHALSFRGLG; from the coding sequence GTGAGCGACGTCCAGGTGGTCCGCGTGGGGCCGGAGGCCGCCGCGCAGGTGCTGCAGGTGGTGCGGGAGGCGTTCGCCGCCCGGCCGCCCCTCGACCCGCCCGCCGACGCGCTCGGCGAGACCGAGGAGACCATCGCGACGATGCTCGCGCCGCACGGCGGCCTCCTCGCCCTCCTCGACGGGGAGCCGGTCGGCGCGCTCGTCCTCGACCCGGTGGGGAACACCGTCTACCTGCGGCGCTTCGGGGTCGTCCCCACGGCGCAGGGCCACGGCATCGCCGGCAGGCTCATCGAGGCGGTCGTCGACCACGCCGAGGGGTACGACGACGTCACCGTCGTGGCCCGTGAGGAGCTGCCGCGGACGATCCGGTTCTGGGACCGGCAGGGCTTCCGCGAGATCGCCCGGCGCTCGCCGCTGGTCGAGATGCGCCGCCCCCTGCGGACCGCGGTCTTCCAGGCACCGACGCCCGACGCGATGCACGCGCTCGGGCGCTCGCTGGCCGGCCAGCTCGCCCCCGGCGACCTGATCGTGCTCAGCGGCGAGCTGGGCGCGGGGAAGACCACGCTGACCAAGGGGATCGGCGCCGGCCTCGGTGTCCGCGGGGAGATCACCTCGCCCACCTTCGTCATCGCGCGCGTGCACCCCTCGCTCGTCGGGGGCCCGGACCTCGTCCACGTCGACGCCTACCGGCTCGGTGGCATGGAGGAGCTCGACGACCTCGACCTCGACACCGACCTCGACCACGCCGTCACGGTCGTGGAGTGGGGCGAGGGCCTGGCCGAGGGGCTCACCGACTCCCGGCTCGAGGTCCGGATCGTGCGGGCCCTGGCCGACGAGGTGGCCGACGACCCCGACGACGAGCTCGACCCGCGGCGGGTCGAGATCACCCCGGTGGGCCCCCGGTGGCACGCCCTCTCCTTCCGAGGACTCGGATGA
- a CDS encoding alpha/beta fold hydrolase, producing the protein MSPRRALAGAALGATGIAAAGTVVGVTRRRRELSRRPAPGTADHPDVPLGSLRSEPLTVVADDGVPLHVEVDEPEVPSDVTVVLCHGYALTLDCWHFQRLHLRRAGVRAVLYDQRSHGRSGRSAGEDATIDQLGRDLHRIIEEVVPDGPVVVLGHSMGGMTVVALVEQHPELFGDRVTGVGLVSTTAGGLDVGRLLLPVVPARIGLPLAQRTIATLARRHRSVDRFRRLGKSVAMVATDLFAFGDDVPASYVEFVDSMLSATPYEVVAQFFPAFGGLDKFDAVEVLGRVPTTIICGTSDRLTSIGHSRKLHARIAGSRLVECEGAGHMVVLERHQQVDAELDRLLAAVSEEAVAR; encoded by the coding sequence ATGAGCCCCCGCCGTGCTCTCGCCGGCGCCGCCCTCGGCGCGACCGGCATCGCCGCCGCCGGCACCGTCGTCGGCGTCACCCGCCGCCGACGCGAGCTGTCCCGCCGGCCGGCCCCCGGCACCGCCGACCACCCCGACGTCCCGCTGGGGTCGCTGCGGTCCGAGCCGCTGACGGTCGTCGCGGACGACGGTGTGCCGCTGCACGTGGAGGTCGACGAGCCGGAGGTCCCCAGCGACGTCACCGTCGTGCTGTGCCACGGGTACGCCCTCACCCTGGACTGCTGGCACTTCCAGCGGCTGCACCTGCGCCGCGCCGGGGTCCGCGCCGTCCTCTACGACCAGCGCTCGCACGGCCGCTCGGGCCGGTCCGCGGGCGAGGACGCGACGATCGACCAGCTCGGCCGCGACCTGCACCGGATCATCGAGGAGGTCGTCCCCGACGGGCCGGTCGTCGTCCTGGGCCACTCGATGGGCGGGATGACGGTCGTCGCGCTGGTCGAGCAGCACCCCGAGCTCTTCGGCGACCGGGTCACCGGGGTGGGCCTGGTCTCGACCACGGCCGGCGGCCTCGACGTCGGGCGCCTGCTGCTGCCGGTCGTCCCGGCACGGATCGGCCTGCCGCTCGCGCAGCGGACGATCGCCACGCTGGCCCGCCGGCACCGCAGCGTCGACCGGTTCCGCCGGCTCGGCAAGTCGGTCGCGATGGTCGCCACCGACCTGTTCGCGTTCGGCGACGACGTGCCGGCGTCGTACGTCGAGTTCGTGGACTCGATGCTCTCGGCTACGCCGTACGAGGTGGTCGCGCAGTTCTTCCCGGCCTTCGGCGGCCTGGACAAGTTCGACGCCGTGGAGGTGCTCGGCCGCGTGCCCACGACGATCATCTGCGGCACGTCGGACCGGTTGACGTCGATCGGGCACAGCCGCAAGCTGCACGCCCGGATCGCCGGGTCCCGGCTGGTCGAGTGCGAGGGCGCCGGCCACATGGTGGTGCTGGAGCGGCACCAGCAGGTCGACGCGGAGCTCGACCGGCTGCTGGCCGCCGTGAGCGAGGAGGCGGTGGCCCGGTGA